One uncultured Caproiciproducens sp. DNA segment encodes these proteins:
- the mazG gene encoding nucleoside triphosphate pyrophosphohydrolase, whose amino-acid sequence MNFQFKEKYSMEDLLNIMAILRSPEGCPWDREQTHRSIRNCFIEETYEVVEAIDNDDTELLKEELGDVLLQVLFHSQLENETNSFDFSDVVDGIAKKMVVRHPHVFGSTVVNSSEEVLVNWDAIKKETKNQTTQTEVLQSVSKALPALMRSAKVQHKAAKVGFDWPDVSGALDKVIEETRELEEAIDYGSREDRMEELGDLLFSVVNVSRFLEVEPEQALSFSCNKFISRFQKMEQLAKARQADMSSMTLEQLDSLWNEAKTN is encoded by the coding sequence TTGAATTTTCAATTCAAGGAAAAATACAGCATGGAAGACCTGCTCAATATAATGGCAATACTCCGGTCACCGGAAGGCTGTCCATGGGACAGGGAACAAACCCACCGGAGTATACGTAACTGTTTTATTGAAGAGACGTATGAAGTTGTTGAGGCAATTGACAATGATGATACGGAACTTTTAAAAGAAGAGTTGGGTGATGTCCTTTTGCAGGTATTGTTTCATTCTCAGCTTGAAAACGAAACAAACAGTTTTGATTTTTCGGATGTTGTTGATGGCATTGCTAAAAAAATGGTGGTACGCCATCCTCATGTTTTTGGCAGCACGGTGGTGAACAGTTCCGAAGAGGTACTTGTCAATTGGGACGCAATCAAAAAAGAAACCAAAAATCAAACAACTCAAACAGAGGTTTTGCAGAGCGTTTCCAAAGCTTTGCCTGCGCTTATGCGCAGTGCCAAGGTTCAGCATAAAGCTGCGAAGGTGGGGTTTGACTGGCCTGACGTTTCCGGTGCGCTTGATAAAGTCATTGAAGAAACCCGTGAATTAGAAGAAGCGATAGACTATGGAAGCAGGGAAGACCGCATGGAGGAATTAGGCGACCTTTTGTTCTCTGTCGTCAATGTTTCGCGATTTTTAGAAGTTGAGCCTGAACAAGCCTTAAGCTTTTCCTGCAATAAATTTATCTCGCGTTTTCAAAAGATGGAACAGCTTGCAAAAGCCCGCCAAGCCGATATGTCTTCAATGACACTTGAACAGCTTGATTCACTTTGGAATGAAGCTAAGACAAATTAA
- a CDS encoding polysaccharide biosynthesis protein produces the protein MENKRTAAVGKQSFLHGALILMVAIALVKIIGALFKIPLAWILTPVGNGYFGNAYALYFPIFSLATAGFPIAISRLVSENSARGRYRDIRQIHTVSIKIFLFLGIAAFSIMFFGAKPYVSYAVGNNPQNALPAIYALAPAIFFNSLMAIYRGYYEGLRNMYPTAISEIVEALSKLVFGLTFASLVIRSGLKEFAATGTVYGVKMASEEYAKIATLPYAAAGAILGVTIGSVFGFIYLFVYHKRHSDGITEEMLRVSPRPLPMKHTTSRLIKTAIPIALGSLAVNLSTFIDSTFLQKRINDIMVDHSQVIISMYANVMPDSVVKLNNVPTFLFGCFSNASTLFMLVPAITQAFGVSALPNVTEAWTSGNPKKIRRSIESVLRIVAMITIPAGLGLSVLSTPIAALLYGAQNAPTVIGKILVLLGLGAIFAAMSTPINSMLQAVGRVDLPVKLLAVGLAIKLVLNYTLVGIPEINVMGAGTGTLVCYIFIMVFALFFLCREAKITLNFVSIFLKPLLASIICVSAAFFVQKAGAMIGLGKLATLFAILVAGVVYVACMLWFRALNKNDMLMLPKGQKIVKILEKHNWIR, from the coding sequence ATGGAGAATAAAAGGACCGCAGCCGTTGGAAAACAGAGCTTTTTACACGGTGCCTTAATCCTGATGGTTGCTATTGCTCTGGTTAAAATTATTGGGGCGCTGTTTAAAATCCCGCTTGCGTGGATCCTTACACCTGTCGGAAACGGTTACTTTGGAAATGCATACGCTTTATATTTCCCCATTTTCAGTCTTGCTACGGCGGGTTTTCCGATTGCTATTTCAAGGCTGGTGTCAGAGAATTCCGCACGAGGCCGATACCGTGATATTCGTCAGATCCACACAGTATCCATAAAAATATTTTTGTTTCTCGGTATTGCCGCTTTTTCCATTATGTTTTTTGGCGCAAAGCCGTATGTGTCCTACGCAGTCGGTAATAATCCCCAGAATGCTCTCCCCGCTATTTATGCTTTAGCGCCGGCTATTTTCTTCAATAGCCTGATGGCGATTTACAGAGGCTATTATGAAGGACTGCGAAACATGTACCCGACTGCAATTTCTGAAATTGTGGAAGCGCTGAGCAAACTGGTTTTCGGACTTACTTTTGCTTCCCTTGTGATTCGGTCAGGTCTGAAAGAGTTTGCGGCAACCGGCACGGTTTACGGCGTTAAAATGGCTTCAGAGGAATACGCGAAAATTGCAACGCTTCCGTATGCGGCTGCAGGAGCGATTCTGGGCGTAACCATCGGCTCTGTTTTCGGATTCATCTATCTTTTTGTTTATCATAAAAGACACAGTGACGGCATAACGGAGGAAATGCTTCGTGTTTCTCCGCGTCCGCTGCCTATGAAACATACGACCTCCCGATTAATCAAAACTGCGATTCCAATCGCGCTTGGCTCGCTTGCCGTTAATCTTTCCACCTTTATCGACAGTACATTTTTACAAAAACGTATCAATGATATTATGGTGGACCATTCTCAGGTTATTATAAGCATGTATGCAAATGTAATGCCTGACTCGGTTGTTAAGCTAAACAATGTGCCTACTTTTTTATTTGGTTGTTTTTCAAACGCATCAACATTGTTTATGCTGGTGCCCGCCATTACGCAGGCATTCGGTGTGAGCGCTCTGCCGAACGTAACAGAGGCATGGACCAGCGGCAATCCGAAAAAGATTAGGCGCAGCATTGAATCAGTGCTGAGAATTGTGGCAATGATAACAATACCGGCGGGATTAGGACTTTCAGTGCTTTCCACCCCAATCGCGGCTTTGCTGTACGGAGCGCAAAATGCCCCAACAGTGATAGGGAAAATTCTTGTATTGCTTGGGCTGGGCGCAATCTTTGCCGCGATGAGCACGCCGATCAACAGTATGCTTCAGGCGGTGGGACGTGTTGATCTGCCTGTAAAGCTGCTGGCAGTCGGTTTGGCAATTAAGCTTGTGTTAAACTATACCTTGGTCGGAATACCTGAAATTAATGTGATGGGCGCCGGCACCGGAACTCTGGTCTGTTATATTTTCATCATGGTTTTTGCATTATTTTTCCTTTGCAGAGAGGCGAAAATTACACTTAATTTTGTGAGTATTTTTTTGAAGCCTCTTTTAGCTTCTATTATTTGTGTTTCTGCTGCGTTTTTTGTTCAAAAAGCAGGTGCAATGATCGGGTTGGGAAAACTTGCAACCTTATTTGCGATCCTGGTTGCCGGGGTTGTTTATGTCGCTTGTATGCTCTGGTTTAGGGCGTTGAATAAAAATGATATGCTCATGCTTCCAAAGGGACAAAAAATTGTGAAAATACTTGAAAAACATAATTGGATAAGGTAA
- a CDS encoding zinc ribbon domain-containing protein has protein sequence MGLFEDVVVNAKSAVNVVGKKAGQFVDVSKLRINAADLNNEISKRFESLGRTVYEAKKTDNDSSDLVNECITAIDDLYEQLDAVNEQLVAMRARLVCKGCGQENPQNADYCSKCGHKLSDD, from the coding sequence ATGGGACTGTTTGAAGATGTTGTTGTTAACGCGAAATCCGCGGTAAATGTTGTCGGTAAAAAAGCAGGTCAGTTTGTTGATGTTTCAAAACTCAGAATTAACGCTGCCGATTTAAACAACGAAATTTCAAAACGCTTTGAATCCCTTGGCAGAACGGTTTATGAAGCAAAAAAGACAGATAACGACTCGTCTGATTTGGTCAACGAGTGCATTACTGCAATAGATGATTTATACGAGCAGCTTGACGCCGTCAATGAACAACTGGTAGCCATGCGTGCCAGACTGGTTTGCAAGGGCTGTGGGCAGGAAAACCCGCAGAATGCGGATTATTGCAGCAAATGCGGTCATAAGCTTTCAGATGACTGA
- a CDS encoding nucleoside kinase — protein MTNFVEYQNELSKINAAASTQPEEFVMQTEEAYHQSIKTIAKSIAKQKQDCRLIMLSGPSSSGKTTTSNLLKNAFQSIGIGSTIISLDDFYRGEQQAPVLANGQHDYESVNALDVSEIEKCLLSLIETNHCTMPVFNFEIHMPYPHRRHVSLREHDIAIVEGIHALNPIFIDKLPKQGVCKIYISVKQGIHEGNNELFSANGMRLVRRIVRDYNFRGAKPIRTLEMWPTVMDGERKYIKPYRSNADYTINSLHTYETCVLVNQAIPLLKTVTADCVQYSLTKKLIGSLEKFIPIGSDVVPKDSIIREFIGGGIY, from the coding sequence ATGACCAATTTTGTAGAGTATCAGAATGAACTCAGTAAGATAAACGCCGCGGCATCCACGCAGCCGGAAGAATTCGTTATGCAGACCGAGGAAGCTTACCACCAAAGCATTAAAACGATAGCGAAGAGCATAGCAAAACAAAAACAGGACTGCAGGCTGATCATGCTCTCCGGTCCGTCCAGCAGCGGAAAAACAACCACCTCAAATCTTTTGAAAAATGCTTTTCAGTCGATCGGGATCGGTTCGACAATTATTTCCCTTGATGATTTTTATCGGGGTGAACAGCAGGCACCGGTGCTTGCCAATGGCCAGCATGACTACGAGTCTGTCAATGCGCTTGATGTTTCTGAAATTGAAAAATGCCTTCTGAGTCTGATTGAAACCAATCACTGCACGATGCCGGTTTTTAATTTCGAGATTCACATGCCGTATCCGCACAGACGCCATGTATCGCTGAGAGAGCACGACATTGCAATCGTGGAAGGAATTCACGCTCTTAATCCGATCTTTATTGACAAACTGCCAAAACAGGGTGTCTGTAAAATTTATATCAGCGTAAAGCAGGGAATTCACGAGGGAAACAACGAGCTGTTTTCCGCAAATGGGATGCGGCTTGTGCGAAGGATTGTACGGGATTATAATTTCAGGGGCGCGAAACCGATTCGAACTCTAGAAATGTGGCCAACGGTGATGGACGGCGAAAGAAAATATATTAAGCCTTACCGGAGCAATGCTGATTATACAATCAACTCGCTGCATACCTATGAAACCTGTGTGCTGGTCAATCAGGCGATTCCTCTTTTGAAAACCGTTACGGCCGACTGTGTGCAGTATTCCCTGACGAAAAAGCTCATTGGCAGCCTAGAAAAATTCATTCCGATCGGCAGTGATGTCGTTCCTAAAGATTCTATTATCCGCGAGTTCATCGGCGGCGGGATATATTAA
- the hemZ gene encoding coproporphyrinogen dehydrogenase HemZ, with product MILIIDGHSFHYEMENLCRVFFPYQKIKVMSALSPDQEDAMLIYTGLEILPDRPRISARLDIGAYHSVKSETLGLPEGTDEKEQERRMAILLFRLLTQYCGFTPKWGILTGVRPVKLLRRLIAEKGEKEGPDYFRNQLLVSDQKTDLSLLTMRNEEKILARSKPESFSLYVSIPFCPTRCSYCSFVSSSVEKTAKLIPQYLSLLCNEIRYTSKIAADLKLRLESVYIGGGTPTTLSAEQLDVLLTVIYDSFDMSPCHEFTVEAGRPDTITVEKLDAMKMHGVTRISINPQTLNDEVLKIIGRRHTTAQTLDAFTAARKHGFDNINMDLIAGLPQDSVESFISTLDAVVRLAPESITVHTLALKRSARIFQEESEPFSSGAQAAEMLDYADARLLANGYIPYYLYRQSRMVGNLENTGWAKPGYESPYNVFIMDETQTILACGAGAASKIKDPNSECLERIFNFKYPYEYINRFEEMIIRKDQVKTVYDQFCRVSE from the coding sequence ATGATTCTGATCATTGACGGACATTCTTTTCATTACGAAATGGAAAATTTGTGCCGCGTTTTCTTTCCGTACCAAAAAATAAAAGTGATGTCCGCTTTGTCCCCAGATCAAGAAGATGCCATGCTGATCTATACCGGCCTTGAGATTTTGCCGGACCGACCGCGGATATCCGCGCGTTTGGATATCGGAGCCTATCACAGCGTGAAATCGGAAACGCTCGGTTTGCCCGAAGGTACGGATGAAAAGGAACAGGAGCGCCGCATGGCAATTCTGCTGTTCCGGCTTCTGACGCAGTATTGCGGCTTCACTCCCAAGTGGGGAATTTTAACAGGCGTCAGGCCGGTAAAGCTGCTGCGCCGTTTGATTGCCGAAAAAGGTGAAAAGGAAGGGCCGGATTACTTTAGAAACCAGCTTCTCGTTTCCGATCAAAAAACAGATTTAAGTCTGTTAACCATGCGCAATGAGGAAAAAATCCTTGCGCGGTCAAAACCGGAATCATTCAGCCTGTATGTTTCCATTCCTTTCTGTCCGACACGCTGTTCTTACTGCTCTTTTGTATCGTCGTCGGTGGAAAAAACGGCAAAACTCATTCCACAATATCTTTCGCTTCTTTGCAATGAAATACGTTACACATCAAAAATAGCCGCCGACCTCAAACTGCGGCTTGAATCTGTTTATATTGGCGGAGGAACGCCGACGACGCTTTCTGCGGAACAGCTGGATGTTCTTCTAACCGTCATTTATGATAGTTTTGACATGTCCCCGTGTCATGAGTTTACAGTTGAAGCAGGAAGGCCGGACACTATTACCGTAGAAAAGCTGGACGCGATGAAAATGCACGGCGTTACGCGCATCAGCATCAATCCGCAGACCCTGAACGACGAAGTGCTGAAAATCATCGGCCGGCGCCATACAACAGCGCAGACCCTTGATGCTTTCACGGCAGCACGTAAACACGGTTTTGACAATATTAATATGGATTTAATAGCAGGACTGCCGCAGGACAGCGTGGAAAGCTTTATTTCAACACTGGATGCAGTTGTCCGTCTTGCCCCGGAAAGCATTACGGTGCATACGCTTGCTTTGAAGCGTTCGGCCAGAATCTTTCAGGAGGAAAGCGAACCTTTCAGCAGCGGCGCTCAGGCGGCGGAGATGCTTGACTATGCCGACGCAAGGCTGCTGGCGAACGGATACATTCCTTATTATCTTTACCGGCAAAGCCGCATGGTTGGTAATCTTGAAAATACCGGCTGGGCAAAACCTGGCTATGAAAGTCCATACAATGTCTTTATTATGGACGAAACACAAACAATACTTGCATGCGGAGCAGGTGCTGCCAGCAAAATAAAAGATCCGAATTCCGAGTGCCTGGAACGTATTTTTAACTTTAAATATCCCTATGAATATATCAACCGCTTTGAGGAAATGATTATTAGAAAAGATCAGGTGAAAACTGTTTATGACCAATTTTGTAGAGTATCAGAATGA
- a CDS encoding MBL fold metallo-hydrolase: protein MKVTRITGGPLPTNCYILTDDETGLAAVIDPGFEDAKLTDAVLAVGAENVKAILLTHGHFDHIMGVSYLKRLTGAKIYIYCDDMLFTSDSSLNLTSMFTPYETEPFTADVALNDGDTVDVGSLKIRVMHTPGHTVGSCCYLVENAIFTGDTLMKCSCGRTDFPTGSYPQMIDSLKKIENLEGDGHVYPGHEGETTLEYERKNNPYMGNDGL from the coding sequence ATGAAAGTAACAAGAATAACCGGTGGGCCGCTGCCCACGAATTGCTATATTTTAACAGATGATGAAACCGGTTTGGCGGCGGTGATCGACCCCGGTTTTGAAGATGCGAAACTGACCGATGCGGTTTTGGCTGTTGGTGCGGAGAATGTAAAGGCCATTTTATTAACCCACGGGCATTTTGATCATATTATGGGGGTAAGTTATTTAAAGCGGCTGACAGGCGCAAAAATATATATTTATTGTGATGATATGCTGTTTACCAGCGACAGTTCTTTGAATTTGACATCCATGTTTACGCCGTATGAAACGGAACCGTTCACGGCGGATGTTGCGCTGAATGACGGTGATACTGTGGATGTCGGCAGTCTTAAAATCCGTGTCATGCACACACCGGGACATACGGTGGGCAGCTGCTGCTATCTTGTGGAGAATGCGATTTTCACGGGGGATACGCTGATGAAATGCAGCTGCGGCAGGACGGATTTTCCGACCGGTAGTTATCCACAGATGATAGATTCTTTAAAAAAGATTGAGAATCTGGAGGGAGACGGTCACGTTTACCCGGGACATGAGGGGGAAACAACGCTGGAGTACGAAAGAAAAAACAATCCGTATATGGGGAATGACGGCTTATGA
- a CDS encoding bifunctional (p)ppGpp synthetase/guanosine-3',5'-bis(diphosphate) 3'-pyrophosphohydrolase: MTYDHLVDLIKDSEHDYDMDVIDRAYQLAVKSHEEQKRLSGAPYISHPVAVACILVELGMDTESVAAGLLHDVVEDTPVNLEQIKKSFGIDIANLTDGVTKLGRIPYSSREEQQAENLRKMLIAMAEDIRVIIIKLADRLHNMRTIEFMPPQKQRDKALENMEVYAPIAHRLGIRAVKEELEDLSLHCLDPVAYEEIESSLALRSNERKAFIDLTKKSIFERVSPIIPNVYLEGRVKSINGIFRKTFIQGRSMDEIYDIYAVRVIVDTVNDCYNVLGVIHDMYRPIPNRFKDYISTPKPNMYQSLHTTVIGKDGIPFEVQIRTWEMHHTAEYGIAAHWKYKLGIGNKSGDSLEQRLAWIRQMLENQKDNEDATDLVRTIKSDLAPEEVFVFTPRGDVINLPSGSTVIDFAYAIHSAVGNRMIGAKVDKRIVPIDYKVKTGQIIEVLTSKETHGPSRDWLKIVKTSEARNKIRAWFKREKRDENIIEGRTELEREFRRNGIELSDSELAALLEKIGAKQNCASADDVYSAIGYGGIQLWKIMPKIKEDYMKEKRPAPTVQVQPAAKQTSKKPVGGVTVDGMDNCLIKFSRCCNPLPGDDIIGFITRGFGVSIHKRTCSNVPQNLKDAPEPERWIRAHWTGVVKEEFKSTLEIVANDRSGLLADVTQQLFNMHIFIHSLNSRETKDGSAVIFATITINGLDHLNSIINRLTNIEGIISIKRS, translated from the coding sequence ATGACCTATGATCATTTAGTAGATTTAATCAAAGACAGCGAACACGACTATGACATGGATGTTATTGACCGTGCCTATCAGCTCGCGGTAAAGTCACATGAGGAACAAAAGCGCCTTTCCGGCGCCCCCTATATTTCTCATCCTGTTGCGGTTGCTTGCATCCTGGTTGAACTGGGTATGGATACCGAATCCGTTGCCGCCGGTCTTTTGCATGATGTTGTAGAGGACACACCGGTCAACTTGGAGCAGATCAAAAAAAGTTTCGGCATTGACATTGCTAATCTGACTGACGGAGTGACAAAGCTCGGCCGTATACCGTATTCTTCGAGAGAAGAACAGCAGGCCGAAAATTTACGCAAAATGCTTATTGCCATGGCAGAGGACATTCGTGTCATTATTATCAAACTGGCCGACCGCCTGCATAACATGCGTACCATTGAATTTATGCCGCCGCAAAAGCAACGGGATAAAGCGCTTGAGAACATGGAAGTCTATGCTCCTATCGCGCACCGCTTGGGTATACGGGCCGTAAAAGAGGAATTGGAAGATCTGTCCCTCCACTGCCTTGACCCGGTTGCCTATGAGGAAATTGAAAGCAGTCTCGCCCTGCGCAGCAATGAGCGAAAAGCGTTTATTGATCTGACTAAAAAAAGTATTTTTGAGCGTGTGTCACCGATTATCCCCAATGTCTATCTTGAGGGACGGGTGAAGAGCATAAACGGAATTTTCCGGAAGACCTTTATTCAGGGACGTTCCATGGACGAAATATATGATATCTACGCGGTGCGCGTGATTGTCGATACGGTGAATGACTGCTACAATGTTTTGGGTGTTATTCACGATATGTACCGTCCGATTCCGAACCGCTTTAAAGACTATATCTCCACGCCCAAACCGAATATGTACCAGTCTCTGCACACCACTGTGATCGGCAAGGACGGAATTCCGTTCGAAGTGCAGATCAGAACGTGGGAAATGCACCACACTGCCGAATACGGTATTGCCGCGCATTGGAAGTATAAACTGGGAATCGGAAACAAAAGCGGAGATTCGCTCGAACAGCGCTTGGCATGGATTCGGCAGATGCTTGAAAATCAGAAGGATAATGAAGATGCGACCGATCTGGTACGAACCATCAAATCAGATCTGGCTCCGGAAGAAGTATTTGTATTCACTCCTAGAGGCGACGTCATTAACCTGCCGTCGGGTTCAACCGTAATCGACTTTGCGTACGCCATCCACAGCGCTGTCGGCAACCGAATGATCGGAGCGAAAGTGGACAAGCGCATTGTGCCGATTGATTATAAAGTAAAAACAGGACAGATCATCGAAGTCCTGACTTCAAAAGAGACACATGGTCCAAGCCGTGACTGGCTGAAAATCGTAAAAACAAGCGAAGCGCGCAATAAAATTCGCGCATGGTTTAAGCGAGAGAAGCGCGACGAAAACATCATAGAAGGCAGAACGGAGCTTGAACGCGAATTTAGGCGAAACGGCATTGAATTGAGTGACAGCGAGCTTGCTGCTTTACTGGAAAAAATCGGTGCAAAACAAAACTGCGCCAGTGCGGACGACGTCTATTCTGCAATTGGCTACGGCGGAATTCAGCTTTGGAAAATCATGCCGAAAATCAAAGAAGACTACATGAAGGAAAAGCGTCCTGCCCCGACTGTACAGGTTCAGCCGGCCGCGAAGCAAACGTCGAAAAAGCCGGTGGGCGGTGTTACGGTTGACGGTATGGACAACTGTCTGATTAAGTTTTCACGCTGCTGCAATCCACTGCCGGGGGACGATATTATTGGCTTTATAACCCGTGGCTTTGGTGTTTCCATTCACAAACGCACCTGCTCAAACGTGCCCCAGAATTTGAAGGATGCACCGGAGCCGGAAAGATGGATTAGGGCTCACTGGACGGGCGTTGTAAAAGAGGAATTCAAATCTACGCTGGAGATTGTCGCAAACGACCGTTCCGGCCTTCTTGCAGACGTTACCCAGCAGCTTTTCAATATGCATATCTTTATTCATTCGCTTAATTCAAGGGAAACGAAGGATGGCAGTGCCGTTATATTCGCTACCATTACAATCAACGGTCTTGATCATCTGAACAGCATTATTAATCGTCTGACCAATATTGAGGGGATCATTTCCATCAAACGCTCATAA
- the recJ gene encoding single-stranded-DNA-specific exonuclease RecJ, protein MNIKKWQVFPCDYHSADRISKELGIPELLAVLLQARGITEPDHIRELFQSDMEFSDPFMMADMRQAADRILSAVDGFEKIAVYGDYDADGVTSTAMLYSYLESCGANVLYYIPEREGEGYGLNMNAIKILHEQQVNLIITVDNGISSIEEVLYANSLSIDVVITDHHRPRAELPAACAVVDPYRSDCKSPFKDFSGVGIAFKLIMALEGKDRDITALLDNYADLAAIGTIGDIVPLTGENRSFVKAGLEMISRTDRIGLQALIEQAGMEGRRLTAGNVAFSLVPRINATGRIGSPDRAVRLLITEFPDEAGELSSDINDDNEYRRQIEKEIYEKALQQLNEQPERLYDRVLVIAGENWRHGVIGIVSSRITEQFGKPSIIISYSGDEAKGSGRSIEGFSLFEAVRSCEKLLTQYGGHPMAAGLTLPTGNIPEFRKELNNYAALLARPMPVPVLKIDCVLKPEQLTMDIPDYVQALEPFGMGNPLPLFGLYHMSLSDITPVGGGKHLRVTVTQGSSTVRCMKFGTTLEQFPYRPGDVLDLAVTLESREYNGKNTLSVFIKDLKRSDMDVDEVISGLALYEKSQRQEQMTKDELTNLIPDRDAFAAVYRAVRSSNGFCGEASTLLSHVDSVQVGFGRLLTALDVLAEHNLITLVKSGTTCTIEMVHTSQKVNLFQSKILDQLKLLKKAGE, encoded by the coding sequence GTGAATATAAAGAAGTGGCAAGTTTTTCCATGCGATTACCATTCTGCGGACAGAATATCGAAAGAATTAGGGATCCCTGAACTGCTTGCGGTTTTGCTGCAGGCGCGTGGAATTACGGAGCCGGATCATATCCGTGAATTGTTTCAATCCGATATGGAATTTTCAGACCCTTTTATGATGGCTGATATGCGTCAGGCGGCTGACCGCATTTTAAGTGCTGTGGACGGATTTGAGAAAATAGCCGTTTATGGTGATTACGATGCGGATGGAGTAACTTCCACCGCTATGCTTTATTCGTATCTGGAATCCTGCGGCGCAAATGTATTGTATTACATTCCCGAACGAGAAGGCGAGGGCTACGGCCTTAACATGAATGCCATTAAAATACTGCATGAGCAGCAGGTAAATTTAATTATTACGGTTGATAACGGTATTTCTTCTATTGAAGAAGTCCTTTATGCAAACAGCCTTTCCATAGATGTTGTGATTACAGACCATCATCGGCCGCGCGCGGAACTGCCAGCCGCCTGTGCCGTTGTTGATCCCTACAGAAGCGACTGTAAAAGCCCATTCAAGGACTTTTCCGGTGTCGGTATTGCTTTTAAACTCATTATGGCGCTTGAGGGGAAAGATCGTGACATTACGGCTCTGCTCGATAATTATGCCGATCTGGCCGCAATCGGAACCATTGGAGATATTGTTCCGCTGACGGGAGAAAACCGGAGCTTTGTTAAAGCGGGGCTGGAAATGATTTCGCGTACCGACCGAATTGGTTTACAGGCTTTGATTGAACAGGCCGGGATGGAAGGGCGCCGTTTAACTGCTGGCAACGTAGCCTTTTCGCTTGTTCCGCGCATCAACGCGACAGGCCGCATTGGCTCGCCTGACAGGGCGGTTCGCCTGCTGATTACCGAATTTCCGGATGAAGCGGGGGAGTTGTCTTCAGATATCAACGACGATAACGAATATCGGCGTCAGATTGAAAAAGAAATTTACGAAAAGGCACTGCAGCAGCTCAATGAACAGCCGGAGCGTCTTTATGACCGTGTTCTGGTCATTGCAGGCGAGAATTGGCGCCATGGCGTAATCGGCATTGTTTCCTCACGCATTACCGAACAATTTGGTAAACCAAGCATTATTATTTCTTATTCCGGCGATGAGGCCAAAGGTTCGGGCAGGAGTATTGAGGGTTTTTCGCTTTTTGAGGCCGTGCGTTCCTGCGAAAAATTACTTACCCAGTATGGCGGTCATCCAATGGCGGCTGGTTTGACTTTGCCAACGGGCAACATTCCGGAATTTCGAAAAGAATTGAATAATTATGCCGCTTTGCTCGCCCGCCCAATGCCAGTCCCGGTGCTAAAAATTGACTGTGTTTTAAAACCTGAACAGCTGACGATGGATATCCCCGACTATGTTCAGGCACTTGAACCCTTTGGCATGGGTAACCCGCTGCCGCTTTTTGGCTTGTATCATATGTCATTGTCCGACATCACACCGGTGGGCGGCGGAAAACACCTGCGTGTCACGGTGACACAGGGCAGCAGCACGGTGCGCTGTATGAAATTTGGAACTACTCTCGAGCAGTTCCCGTATCGTCCCGGCGATGTGCTTGACCTTGCAGTAACGCTTGAATCACGGGAATATAACGGAAAGAATACGCTTTCTGTTTTTATAAAGGATTTAAAACGATCCGACATGGATGTTGACGAAGTAATTTCCGGGCTTGCGCTTTATGAAAAATCGCAAAGACAGGAACAGATGACAAAAGATGAGCTGACAAATCTGATTCCGGACCGTGATGCCTTTGCTGCCGTTTACCGCGCGGTGCGCAGCAGCAACGGATTCTGCGGAGAAGCATCAACCCTTCTGTCACACGTTGATTCGGTGCAGGTCGGTTTTGGAAGACTGTTGACAGCGCTTGACGTACTTGCTGAACATAACCTTATCACATTGGTGAAATCCGGAACGACCTGTACAATTGAGATGGTTCATACTTCTCAAAAGGTGAATCTGTTTCAATCCAAAATATTGGATCAATTGAAATTATTAAAAAAGGCGGGTGAATAA